In one window of Drosophila ananassae strain 14024-0371.13 chromosome XR, ASM1763931v2, whole genome shotgun sequence DNA:
- the LOC6498772 gene encoding spidroin-1 has protein sequence MASSSSPSSSSSSSSSSAAAASSSGSSSSSSNNNNNNENNNNNNTNNNDEIQTDLMNLNPQDTIEEIERSLLPVMNRLLLRQEEEARMRAFQLAALQHQDPPIVANPERYMRHVLGSRRRPVQRNDGEAGDVGDVGDFNHGFAFGMGMGMGVGLGLGLGEPHVMSVARHGGGDAELVIHPRVPGLIGFAQYRGAGDGNRDLLNLNDVMPLNQQRYIQFGHLGAGRAEGGGVGGGGPGEGAGAGAGEGVVAATGPRQGPGAALGLGPRLRIGIRLRGGAAAAAAAAAAAGVPIEEFGAGGEAGGAIAPREGPAARDEGLPAVHGLHRGAGVLRALRMPETGGRGVPEARVSGQAVRGLPAEGHPEGGVPTSISNILGTSTAPPLPQRRCGENGRVRAPARVRSRAEGERSFYGLGDERTRDEYGPAALNSIFGEEGIPVPRSRAEVGRFAFGRARSDLRPPPFGGSYADMGSRSLGGNYAAVETPFIEGSFGEVGTSSAMVRGPSLRRTLTEMGTPSRESASAEVGTPSVIARGSSSLGSTVEEAGLGGDVPAREVPEVGVVPPVPFLDPTSAVAAPPVAPPRVDVPPSGAASSGLATVVVNNGAGDRAVTLETETPIDGPPQAGQDNAVAVIENNAEVPEPRRRAERDRNVRNILRLCDFIQQQLATIAEQIDSYEQKLTLHWSSREPDGDAL, from the coding sequence AtggcatcatcatcatcaccatcatcatcatcatcatcatcatcatcatcagcagcagcagcatcatcatcaggatcctcctcttcatcctccaataataataacaacaatgagaataataataataataataccaaCAACAATGATGAAATACAGACCGATTTGATGAATCTCAATCCTCAGGACACGATCGAGGAGATCGAAAGGAGCCTGTTGCCGGTAATGAATCGACTTCTGTTGCgtcaggaggaggaggcgcgAATGCGAGCCTTCCAGCTGGCCGCTTTACAGCACCAGGATCCGCCGATAGTCGCCAATCCGGAGCGGTATATGCGCCATGTCCTGGGCAGTCGACGCCGCCCTGTCCAGCGGAATGACGGTGAGGCTGGGGACGTCGGCGATGTCGGGGATTTCAATCACGGCTTCGCCTTcggcatgggcatgggcatgggcgTCGGCCTTGGTCTGGGACTGGGGGAGCCGCACGTGATGAGTGTGGCGCGACACGGCGGCGGAGATGCCGAACTGGTGATCCATCCCCGGGTGCCGGGACTCATTGGCTTTGCCCAGTATCGCGGTGCCGGAGATGGCAATCGGGACTTGTTGAACTTGAACGATGTGATGCCATTGAACCAGCAGCGGTACATACAGTTTGGTCATCTGGGCGCTGGACGAGCCGAAGGTGGCGGGGTAGGTGGCGGAGGACCGGGCGAAGGCGCTGGCGCTGGCGCTGGCGAGGGAGTGGTGGCTGCAACTGGGCCGAGACAAGGTCCTGGAGCGGCACTTGGACTGGGACCACGCCTACGAATCGGAATCAGACTGAGAGGTggagcggcagcggcggcggcggcggcagcggcagccgGAGTTCCAATTGAAGAATTCGGTGCGGGAGGTGAGGCCGGAGGAGCCATAGCACCTAGAGAAGGACCTGCCGCCAGAGATGAAGGACTACCGGCGGTTCATGGCCTCCACAGAGGAGCCGGAGTACTGAGAGCTCTTAGAATGCCAGAAACTGGAGGAAGAGGTGTACCAGAGGCAAGAGTGTCTGGACAGGCGGTGAGGGGACTTCCCGCAGAAGGACATCCGGAGGGGGGAGTACCCACCTCCATAAGCAATATATTGGGCACTTCCACGGCGCCACCACTGCCCCAGAGGCGGTGCGGGGAAAATGGACGAGTGCGTGCCCCGGCACGTGTCAGATCCCGGGCCGAGGGGGAGAGATCCTTCTATGGACTGGGCGACGAAAGGACTCGTGACGAATACGGTCCAGCCGCGTTGAACAGCATTTTCGGCGAGGAGGGAATACCAGTTCCGAGATCCCGAGCCGAAGTGGGAAGATTCGCGTTCGGAAGAGCTCGTTCTGACCTGAGACCACCTCCGTTCGGAGGAAGCTACGCGGACATGGGCTCCCGGTCGCTGGGAGGTAACTATGCTGCTGTGGAGACACCCTTTATAGAGGGGAGTTTCGGCGAAGTGGGCACATCCTCGGCCATGGTCCGGGGACCATCTCTGAGAAGAACTCTGACCGAAATGGGAACACCCTCGAGGGAAAGCGCCTCTGCGGAAGTGGGCACACCCTCAGTCATAGCGAGGGGATCTTCCTCTCTCGGAAGCACCGTAGAGGAGGCAGGACTTGGTGGCGATGTGCCTGCTAGAGAAGTACCAGAAGTGGGAGTAGTCCCCCCTGTGCCCTTTCTTGATCCAACATCGGCAGTTGCGGCGCCGCCAGTGGCGCCCCCACGGGTAGACGTGCCCCCATCCGGAGCAGCTTCTTCGGGACTGGCCACCGTGGTCGTCAACAACGGAGCTGGAGATCGTGCTGTGACTTTGGAGACGGAAACGCCAATAGACGGGCCACCTCAAGCCGGCCAGGACAATGCCGTGGCCGTCATCGAGAATAATGCGGAAGTGCCAGAGCCCCGACGACGTGCCGAGCGGGATCGGAATGTCCGGAACATACTGCGGCTGTGCGACTTCATCCAGCAGCAGCTGGCCACGATTGCCGAGCAGATCGACTCCTACGAGCAGAAGCTGACGCTCCACTGGTCCTCCCGGGAGCCCGACGGCGATGCCCTCTAG